Proteins from one Mixophyes fleayi isolate aMixFle1 chromosome 9, aMixFle1.hap1, whole genome shotgun sequence genomic window:
- the RALGDS gene encoding ral guanine nucleotide dissociation stimulator isoform X10, which translates to MIFLMLLEPHHDKTTSTPEKMFDGSRKMRSLWDEVKLEVAGDSSSVVLSSFTQLDPDLPPLESSAQEIGEEVDDGVIYSISLRKVQLHHTANKGQRWLGFENESALSLYETCKVRTIKAGTLEKLVEYLVSAFKGNDSTYVTIFLCTYRAFATTKQVLDLLLNKFWRLHPQLNGEHSHNTIDDRLELKNTISSILGAWLDQYSEDFRQAPDYVCLKQLIAYVRHNIPGSDLERRARNLLTQFQRQQISELDQDVVDHTSCTFRLLEECSLLEGKSDFLSFRQDMVAEQFTVMDADLFKKVVPYHCLGCIWSQRDKKGKEHLAPTIRATVSQFNSVTNCVISTCLSDRSLKPQQRAKVVERWIDVARECRILKNFSSLRAILSALQCNVIHRLKKTWDEVSRESFRIFMELSEIFSDDNNHSLSRELLIKEGTSKFATLDINPKRAQKRQQQQREMGVMQGTIPYLGTFLTDLVMLDTAMKDYLEGGLINFEKRRKEFEVIAQIKLLQSACNNYSFIPEDSFVEWFHSVERLSEAESYSLSCEIEPLSESASNTLKAKKNTGIIKRWSDRQPPSSEPCASVSSHSKSFDQLKCSPHLCGGDTADSVSVTSAGSSSSDVEEINISFVPESPDCQEKKFWESTSLSSLDTSGIGSGSSSASSSSVSSTPVSASRTHKRSVSGISCYSSLSLPLYNQQIDDCCIIRVSLDVDNGNMYKSILVTSQDKTPVVIRKAMAKHNLDGERVEEYELVQIISEERELKIPDNANVFYAMNSGANYDFVLKKRGFSKGVKIKHGSSSTLPRMKQKGLKIAKGIF; encoded by the exons AGCTCCGCGCAGGAGATTGGAGAAGAGGTGGATGACGGTGTTATCTACAGCATTTCCCTCCGCAAAGTGCAGCTCCACCACACGGCCAACAAGGGGCAGCGATGGCTGGGG TTTGAGAACGAGTCGGCGTTGAGCCTTTACGAGACATGTAAGGTGCGAACCATCAAGGCCGGGACTCTGGAGAAGCTGGTGGAATACCTGGTCTCCGCCTTCAAAGGCAACGACTCCACCTATGTCACCATCTTCCTGTGCACCTATCGGGCCTTCGCTACCACTAAGCAAGTGCTGGACTTATTACTGAACAA gtttTGGCGCCTACACCCGCAGCTCAACGGCGAACACTCCCATAATACCATTGACGACCGCCTGGAGCTGAAGAA CACCATCTCGTCCATCTTGGGAGCCTGGCTGGATCAGTATTCGGAAGATTTCCGCCAAGCACCGGATTACGTGTGCTTGAAGCAACTTATCGCCTACGTTCGGCACAACATCCCCGGCTCGGACCTGGAACGCAGAGCCCGCAACCTGTTGACGCAGTTCCAGCGGCAGCAGATTAGCGAGTTGGATCAGGACG TTGTGGACCACACAAGCTGCACTTTCCGCCTGCTGGAAGAATGCTCTCTCTTGGAGGGGAAGTCGGACTTCCTGTCGTTCCGGCAGGATATGGTGGCGGAGCAGTTTACAGTCATGGACGCC GATCTCTTTAAGAAAGTGGTCCCCTATCACTGCCTGGGATGCATCTGGTCCCAAAGGGACAAGAAGGGCAAAGAGCACTTGGCGCCGACGATACGCGCCACCGTCTCACAGTTCAACAGCGTCACCAACTGCGTCATATCCACGTGCCTGAGCGACCGGTCGCTGAAGCCCCAGCAGAGAGCCAAGGTGGTGGAACGCTGGATAGACGTGGCCAGG gaATGTCGCATCCTGAAGAATTTCTCCTCCCTCCGCGCCATCTTGTCGGCTCTTCAGTGCAACGTCATCCACAGGCTGAAAAAAACATGGGACGAAGTGTCCAG GGAGAGCTTCCGGATATTCATGGAACTTTCAGAAATCTTTTCAGATGATAACAACCACTCGTTAAGTCGTGAGCTGTTGATTAAG GAGGGCACTTCCAAATTTGCAACCCTCGATATTAACCCTAAAAGGGCACAGAAGAGGCAACAACAGCAGAGAGAAATG GGAGTCATGCAAGGGACCATACCGTACCTGGGCACTTTTCTCACTGACTTAGTGATGCTGGACACAGCAATGAAGGATTATTTGGAG GGAGGTCTCATCAACTTTGAGAAGAGAAGGAAG GAGTTTGAAGTTATCGCTCAAATAAAGCTGCTTCAGTCTGCCTGTAACAACTACAGTTTTATACCGGAAGATTCCTTCGTTGAGTGGTTCCACAGCGTGGAGCGGCTGAGCGAAGCGGAGAG CTACAGCCTTTCCTGCGAGATCGAACCTTTGTCCGAATCTGCAAGCAACACGTTAAAGGCCAAGAAAaacacagggatcataaaaagaTGGAGCGA TCGCCAACCTCCGAGCTCCGAGCCCTGCGCCAGTGTTAGTTCCCACTCCAAGTCCTTCGACCAGCTGAAGTGCAGCCCCCACCTCTGCGGAGGCGACACCGCCGACTCTGTCAGCGTCACGTCAGCCGGTTCCAGCAGCTCCGACGTGGAGGAGATCAACATCAGCTTCGTCCCCGAGTCGCCGGATTGCCAGGAGAAGAAG TTCTGGGAATCGACCTCGCTGTCGTCTCTGGACACGTCTGGCATTGGCTCGGGCTCCAGCAGCGCTTCTTCCTCGTCCGTTTCATCCACTCCCGTCTCTGCCTCGCGGACGCACAAGCGCTCGGTCTCTGGGATCTCCTGTTACTCCTCCCTGTCTCTCCCCCTCTACAACCAGCAAATAGACGACTGCTGCATCATCCGGGTCAGTCTAGACGTGGACAACGGCAACATGTACAAAAGCATTCTG GTAACGAGTCAGGACAAAACGCCCGTAGTGATCCGCAAAGCCATGGCCAAACACAACCTGGACGGGGAGCGGGTGGAAGAGTACGAGCTCGTTCAGATCATATCCGAGGAGAGAG AACTAAAGATCCCGGATAACGCCAACGTCTTCTATGCTATGAACTCTGGAGCCAATTATGACTTTGTACTGAAAAAACGCGGCTTTTCCAAAGGTGTGAAAATCAAGCACGGATCTAGCTCCACGTTGCCGCGCATGAAGCAGAAGGGACTGAAGATAGCCAAGGGCATCTTCTAA
- the RALGDS gene encoding ral guanine nucleotide dissociation stimulator isoform X4 — protein MNLPAVHAKALMLQGKENLYLNYLSKLLTSFCVQVPVRKMSSAQEIGEEVDDGVIYSISLRKVQLHHTANKGQRWLGVSRVPSPMGTAEGGLAGPRDTTFENESALSLYETCKVRTIKAGTLEKLVEYLVSAFKGNDSTYVTIFLCTYRAFATTKQVLDLLLNKFWRLHPQLNGEHSHNTIDDRLELKNTISSILGAWLDQYSEDFRQAPDYVCLKQLIAYVRHNIPGSDLERRARNLLTQFQRQQISELDQDVVDHTSCTFRLLEECSLLEGKSDFLSFRQDMVAEQFTVMDADLFKKVVPYHCLGCIWSQRDKKGKEHLAPTIRATVSQFNSVTNCVISTCLSDRSLKPQQRAKVVERWIDVARECRILKNFSSLRAILSALQCNVIHRLKKTWDEVSRESFRIFMELSEIFSDDNNHSLSRELLIKEGTSKFATLDINPKRAQKRQQQQREMGVMQGTIPYLGTFLTDLVMLDTAMKDYLEGGLINFEKRRKEFEVIAQIKLLQSACNNYSFIPEDSFVEWFHSVERLSEAESYSLSCEIEPLSESASNTLKAKKNTGIIKRWSDRQPPSSEPCASVSSHSKSFDQLKCSPHLCGGDTADSVSVTSAGSSSSDVEEINISFVPESPDCQEKKVREEQPRAAPATERCAPEGFWESTSLSSLDTSGIGSGSSSASSSSVSSTPVSASRTHKRSVSGISCYSSLSLPLYNQQIDDCCIIRVSLDVDNGNMYKSILVTSQDKTPVVIRKAMAKHNLDGERVEEYELVQIISEERELKIPDNANVFYAMNSGANYDFVLKKRGFSKGVKIKHGSSSTLPRMKQKGLKIAKGIF, from the exons AGCTCCGCGCAGGAGATTGGAGAAGAGGTGGATGACGGTGTTATCTACAGCATTTCCCTCCGCAAAGTGCAGCTCCACCACACGGCCAACAAGGGGCAGCGATGGCTGGGGGTAAGCAGGGTTCCGTCTCCCATGGGCACTGCGGAAGGCGGGCTTGCCGGACCCCGGGACACCACG TTTGAGAACGAGTCGGCGTTGAGCCTTTACGAGACATGTAAGGTGCGAACCATCAAGGCCGGGACTCTGGAGAAGCTGGTGGAATACCTGGTCTCCGCCTTCAAAGGCAACGACTCCACCTATGTCACCATCTTCCTGTGCACCTATCGGGCCTTCGCTACCACTAAGCAAGTGCTGGACTTATTACTGAACAA gtttTGGCGCCTACACCCGCAGCTCAACGGCGAACACTCCCATAATACCATTGACGACCGCCTGGAGCTGAAGAA CACCATCTCGTCCATCTTGGGAGCCTGGCTGGATCAGTATTCGGAAGATTTCCGCCAAGCACCGGATTACGTGTGCTTGAAGCAACTTATCGCCTACGTTCGGCACAACATCCCCGGCTCGGACCTGGAACGCAGAGCCCGCAACCTGTTGACGCAGTTCCAGCGGCAGCAGATTAGCGAGTTGGATCAGGACG TTGTGGACCACACAAGCTGCACTTTCCGCCTGCTGGAAGAATGCTCTCTCTTGGAGGGGAAGTCGGACTTCCTGTCGTTCCGGCAGGATATGGTGGCGGAGCAGTTTACAGTCATGGACGCC GATCTCTTTAAGAAAGTGGTCCCCTATCACTGCCTGGGATGCATCTGGTCCCAAAGGGACAAGAAGGGCAAAGAGCACTTGGCGCCGACGATACGCGCCACCGTCTCACAGTTCAACAGCGTCACCAACTGCGTCATATCCACGTGCCTGAGCGACCGGTCGCTGAAGCCCCAGCAGAGAGCCAAGGTGGTGGAACGCTGGATAGACGTGGCCAGG gaATGTCGCATCCTGAAGAATTTCTCCTCCCTCCGCGCCATCTTGTCGGCTCTTCAGTGCAACGTCATCCACAGGCTGAAAAAAACATGGGACGAAGTGTCCAG GGAGAGCTTCCGGATATTCATGGAACTTTCAGAAATCTTTTCAGATGATAACAACCACTCGTTAAGTCGTGAGCTGTTGATTAAG GAGGGCACTTCCAAATTTGCAACCCTCGATATTAACCCTAAAAGGGCACAGAAGAGGCAACAACAGCAGAGAGAAATG GGAGTCATGCAAGGGACCATACCGTACCTGGGCACTTTTCTCACTGACTTAGTGATGCTGGACACAGCAATGAAGGATTATTTGGAG GGAGGTCTCATCAACTTTGAGAAGAGAAGGAAG GAGTTTGAAGTTATCGCTCAAATAAAGCTGCTTCAGTCTGCCTGTAACAACTACAGTTTTATACCGGAAGATTCCTTCGTTGAGTGGTTCCACAGCGTGGAGCGGCTGAGCGAAGCGGAGAG CTACAGCCTTTCCTGCGAGATCGAACCTTTGTCCGAATCTGCAAGCAACACGTTAAAGGCCAAGAAAaacacagggatcataaaaagaTGGAGCGA TCGCCAACCTCCGAGCTCCGAGCCCTGCGCCAGTGTTAGTTCCCACTCCAAGTCCTTCGACCAGCTGAAGTGCAGCCCCCACCTCTGCGGAGGCGACACCGCCGACTCTGTCAGCGTCACGTCAGCCGGTTCCAGCAGCTCCGACGTGGAGGAGATCAACATCAGCTTCGTCCCCGAGTCGCCGGATTGCCAGGAGAAGAAGGTACGAGAGGAACAGCCCAGAGCCGCGCCGGCCACAGAACGCTGTGCTCCCGAGGGG TTCTGGGAATCGACCTCGCTGTCGTCTCTGGACACGTCTGGCATTGGCTCGGGCTCCAGCAGCGCTTCTTCCTCGTCCGTTTCATCCACTCCCGTCTCTGCCTCGCGGACGCACAAGCGCTCGGTCTCTGGGATCTCCTGTTACTCCTCCCTGTCTCTCCCCCTCTACAACCAGCAAATAGACGACTGCTGCATCATCCGGGTCAGTCTAGACGTGGACAACGGCAACATGTACAAAAGCATTCTG GTAACGAGTCAGGACAAAACGCCCGTAGTGATCCGCAAAGCCATGGCCAAACACAACCTGGACGGGGAGCGGGTGGAAGAGTACGAGCTCGTTCAGATCATATCCGAGGAGAGAG AACTAAAGATCCCGGATAACGCCAACGTCTTCTATGCTATGAACTCTGGAGCCAATTATGACTTTGTACTGAAAAAACGCGGCTTTTCCAAAGGTGTGAAAATCAAGCACGGATCTAGCTCCACGTTGCCGCGCATGAAGCAGAAGGGACTGAAGATAGCCAAGGGCATCTTCTAA
- the RALGDS gene encoding ral guanine nucleotide dissociation stimulator isoform X7, whose translation MKSSAQEIGEEVDDGVIYSISLRKVQLHHTANKGQRWLGVSRVPSPMGTAEGGLAGPRDTTFENESALSLYETCKVRTIKAGTLEKLVEYLVSAFKGNDSTYVTIFLCTYRAFATTKQVLDLLLNKFWRLHPQLNGEHSHNTIDDRLELKNTISSILGAWLDQYSEDFRQAPDYVCLKQLIAYVRHNIPGSDLERRARNLLTQFQRQQISELDQDVVDHTSCTFRLLEECSLLEGKSDFLSFRQDMVAEQFTVMDADLFKKVVPYHCLGCIWSQRDKKGKEHLAPTIRATVSQFNSVTNCVISTCLSDRSLKPQQRAKVVERWIDVARECRILKNFSSLRAILSALQCNVIHRLKKTWDEVSRESFRIFMELSEIFSDDNNHSLSRELLIKEGTSKFATLDINPKRAQKRQQQQREMGVMQGTIPYLGTFLTDLVMLDTAMKDYLEGGLINFEKRRKEFEVIAQIKLLQSACNNYSFIPEDSFVEWFHSVERLSEAESYSLSCEIEPLSESASNTLKAKKNTGIIKRWSDRQPPSSEPCASVSSHSKSFDQLKCSPHLCGGDTADSVSVTSAGSSSSDVEEINISFVPESPDCQEKKVREEQPRAAPATERCAPEGFWESTSLSSLDTSGIGSGSSSASSSSVSSTPVSASRTHKRSVSGISCYSSLSLPLYNQQIDDCCIIRVSLDVDNGNMYKSILVTSQDKTPVVIRKAMAKHNLDGERVEEYELVQIISEERELKIPDNANVFYAMNSGANYDFVLKKRGFSKGVKIKHGSSSTLPRMKQKGLKIAKGIF comes from the exons AGCTCCGCGCAGGAGATTGGAGAAGAGGTGGATGACGGTGTTATCTACAGCATTTCCCTCCGCAAAGTGCAGCTCCACCACACGGCCAACAAGGGGCAGCGATGGCTGGGGGTAAGCAGGGTTCCGTCTCCCATGGGCACTGCGGAAGGCGGGCTTGCCGGACCCCGGGACACCACG TTTGAGAACGAGTCGGCGTTGAGCCTTTACGAGACATGTAAGGTGCGAACCATCAAGGCCGGGACTCTGGAGAAGCTGGTGGAATACCTGGTCTCCGCCTTCAAAGGCAACGACTCCACCTATGTCACCATCTTCCTGTGCACCTATCGGGCCTTCGCTACCACTAAGCAAGTGCTGGACTTATTACTGAACAA gtttTGGCGCCTACACCCGCAGCTCAACGGCGAACACTCCCATAATACCATTGACGACCGCCTGGAGCTGAAGAA CACCATCTCGTCCATCTTGGGAGCCTGGCTGGATCAGTATTCGGAAGATTTCCGCCAAGCACCGGATTACGTGTGCTTGAAGCAACTTATCGCCTACGTTCGGCACAACATCCCCGGCTCGGACCTGGAACGCAGAGCCCGCAACCTGTTGACGCAGTTCCAGCGGCAGCAGATTAGCGAGTTGGATCAGGACG TTGTGGACCACACAAGCTGCACTTTCCGCCTGCTGGAAGAATGCTCTCTCTTGGAGGGGAAGTCGGACTTCCTGTCGTTCCGGCAGGATATGGTGGCGGAGCAGTTTACAGTCATGGACGCC GATCTCTTTAAGAAAGTGGTCCCCTATCACTGCCTGGGATGCATCTGGTCCCAAAGGGACAAGAAGGGCAAAGAGCACTTGGCGCCGACGATACGCGCCACCGTCTCACAGTTCAACAGCGTCACCAACTGCGTCATATCCACGTGCCTGAGCGACCGGTCGCTGAAGCCCCAGCAGAGAGCCAAGGTGGTGGAACGCTGGATAGACGTGGCCAGG gaATGTCGCATCCTGAAGAATTTCTCCTCCCTCCGCGCCATCTTGTCGGCTCTTCAGTGCAACGTCATCCACAGGCTGAAAAAAACATGGGACGAAGTGTCCAG GGAGAGCTTCCGGATATTCATGGAACTTTCAGAAATCTTTTCAGATGATAACAACCACTCGTTAAGTCGTGAGCTGTTGATTAAG GAGGGCACTTCCAAATTTGCAACCCTCGATATTAACCCTAAAAGGGCACAGAAGAGGCAACAACAGCAGAGAGAAATG GGAGTCATGCAAGGGACCATACCGTACCTGGGCACTTTTCTCACTGACTTAGTGATGCTGGACACAGCAATGAAGGATTATTTGGAG GGAGGTCTCATCAACTTTGAGAAGAGAAGGAAG GAGTTTGAAGTTATCGCTCAAATAAAGCTGCTTCAGTCTGCCTGTAACAACTACAGTTTTATACCGGAAGATTCCTTCGTTGAGTGGTTCCACAGCGTGGAGCGGCTGAGCGAAGCGGAGAG CTACAGCCTTTCCTGCGAGATCGAACCTTTGTCCGAATCTGCAAGCAACACGTTAAAGGCCAAGAAAaacacagggatcataaaaagaTGGAGCGA TCGCCAACCTCCGAGCTCCGAGCCCTGCGCCAGTGTTAGTTCCCACTCCAAGTCCTTCGACCAGCTGAAGTGCAGCCCCCACCTCTGCGGAGGCGACACCGCCGACTCTGTCAGCGTCACGTCAGCCGGTTCCAGCAGCTCCGACGTGGAGGAGATCAACATCAGCTTCGTCCCCGAGTCGCCGGATTGCCAGGAGAAGAAGGTACGAGAGGAACAGCCCAGAGCCGCGCCGGCCACAGAACGCTGTGCTCCCGAGGGG TTCTGGGAATCGACCTCGCTGTCGTCTCTGGACACGTCTGGCATTGGCTCGGGCTCCAGCAGCGCTTCTTCCTCGTCCGTTTCATCCACTCCCGTCTCTGCCTCGCGGACGCACAAGCGCTCGGTCTCTGGGATCTCCTGTTACTCCTCCCTGTCTCTCCCCCTCTACAACCAGCAAATAGACGACTGCTGCATCATCCGGGTCAGTCTAGACGTGGACAACGGCAACATGTACAAAAGCATTCTG GTAACGAGTCAGGACAAAACGCCCGTAGTGATCCGCAAAGCCATGGCCAAACACAACCTGGACGGGGAGCGGGTGGAAGAGTACGAGCTCGTTCAGATCATATCCGAGGAGAGAG AACTAAAGATCCCGGATAACGCCAACGTCTTCTATGCTATGAACTCTGGAGCCAATTATGACTTTGTACTGAAAAAACGCGGCTTTTCCAAAGGTGTGAAAATCAAGCACGGATCTAGCTCCACGTTGCCGCGCATGAAGCAGAAGGGACTGAAGATAGCCAAGGGCATCTTCTAA
- the RALGDS gene encoding ral guanine nucleotide dissociation stimulator isoform X3, whose protein sequence is MIFLMLLEPHHDKTTSTPEKMFDGSRKMRSLWDEVKLEVAGDSSSVVLSSFTQLDPDLPPLESSAQEIGEEVDDGVIYSISLRKVQLHHTANKGQRWLGFENESALSLYETCKVRTIKAGTLEKLVEYLVSAFKGNDSTYVTIFLCTYRAFATTKQVLDLLLNKFWRLHPQLNGEHSHNTIDDRLELKNTISSILGAWLDQYSEDFRQAPDYVCLKQLIAYVRHNIPGSDLERRARNLLTQFQRQQISELDQDVVDHTSCTFRLLEECSLLEGKSDFLSFRQDMVAEQFTVMDADLFKKVVPYHCLGCIWSQRDKKGKEHLAPTIRATVSQFNSVTNCVISTCLSDRSLKPQQRAKVVERWIDVARECRILKNFSSLRAILSALQCNVIHRLKKTWDEVSRESFRIFMELSEIFSDDNNHSLSRELLIKEGTSKFATLDINPKRAQKRQQQQREMGVMQGTIPYLGTFLTDLVMLDTAMKDYLEGGLINFEKRRKEFEVIAQIKLLQSACNNYSFIPEDSFVEWFHSVERLSEAESYSLSCEIEPLSESASNTLKAKKNTGIIKRWSDRQPPSSEPCASVSSHSKSFDQLKCSPHLCGGDTADSVSVTSAGSSSSDVEEINISFVPESPDCQEKKVREEQPRAAPATERCAPEGFWESTSLSSLDTSGIGSGSSSASSSSVSSTPVSASRTHKRSVSGISCYSSLSLPLYNQQIDDCCIIRVSLDVDNGNMYKSILVTSQDKTPVVIRKAMAKHNLDGERVEEYELVQIISEERELKIPDNANVFYAMNSGANYDFVLKKRGFSKGVKIKHGSSSTLPRMKQKGLKIAKGIF, encoded by the exons AGCTCCGCGCAGGAGATTGGAGAAGAGGTGGATGACGGTGTTATCTACAGCATTTCCCTCCGCAAAGTGCAGCTCCACCACACGGCCAACAAGGGGCAGCGATGGCTGGGG TTTGAGAACGAGTCGGCGTTGAGCCTTTACGAGACATGTAAGGTGCGAACCATCAAGGCCGGGACTCTGGAGAAGCTGGTGGAATACCTGGTCTCCGCCTTCAAAGGCAACGACTCCACCTATGTCACCATCTTCCTGTGCACCTATCGGGCCTTCGCTACCACTAAGCAAGTGCTGGACTTATTACTGAACAA gtttTGGCGCCTACACCCGCAGCTCAACGGCGAACACTCCCATAATACCATTGACGACCGCCTGGAGCTGAAGAA CACCATCTCGTCCATCTTGGGAGCCTGGCTGGATCAGTATTCGGAAGATTTCCGCCAAGCACCGGATTACGTGTGCTTGAAGCAACTTATCGCCTACGTTCGGCACAACATCCCCGGCTCGGACCTGGAACGCAGAGCCCGCAACCTGTTGACGCAGTTCCAGCGGCAGCAGATTAGCGAGTTGGATCAGGACG TTGTGGACCACACAAGCTGCACTTTCCGCCTGCTGGAAGAATGCTCTCTCTTGGAGGGGAAGTCGGACTTCCTGTCGTTCCGGCAGGATATGGTGGCGGAGCAGTTTACAGTCATGGACGCC GATCTCTTTAAGAAAGTGGTCCCCTATCACTGCCTGGGATGCATCTGGTCCCAAAGGGACAAGAAGGGCAAAGAGCACTTGGCGCCGACGATACGCGCCACCGTCTCACAGTTCAACAGCGTCACCAACTGCGTCATATCCACGTGCCTGAGCGACCGGTCGCTGAAGCCCCAGCAGAGAGCCAAGGTGGTGGAACGCTGGATAGACGTGGCCAGG gaATGTCGCATCCTGAAGAATTTCTCCTCCCTCCGCGCCATCTTGTCGGCTCTTCAGTGCAACGTCATCCACAGGCTGAAAAAAACATGGGACGAAGTGTCCAG GGAGAGCTTCCGGATATTCATGGAACTTTCAGAAATCTTTTCAGATGATAACAACCACTCGTTAAGTCGTGAGCTGTTGATTAAG GAGGGCACTTCCAAATTTGCAACCCTCGATATTAACCCTAAAAGGGCACAGAAGAGGCAACAACAGCAGAGAGAAATG GGAGTCATGCAAGGGACCATACCGTACCTGGGCACTTTTCTCACTGACTTAGTGATGCTGGACACAGCAATGAAGGATTATTTGGAG GGAGGTCTCATCAACTTTGAGAAGAGAAGGAAG GAGTTTGAAGTTATCGCTCAAATAAAGCTGCTTCAGTCTGCCTGTAACAACTACAGTTTTATACCGGAAGATTCCTTCGTTGAGTGGTTCCACAGCGTGGAGCGGCTGAGCGAAGCGGAGAG CTACAGCCTTTCCTGCGAGATCGAACCTTTGTCCGAATCTGCAAGCAACACGTTAAAGGCCAAGAAAaacacagggatcataaaaagaTGGAGCGA TCGCCAACCTCCGAGCTCCGAGCCCTGCGCCAGTGTTAGTTCCCACTCCAAGTCCTTCGACCAGCTGAAGTGCAGCCCCCACCTCTGCGGAGGCGACACCGCCGACTCTGTCAGCGTCACGTCAGCCGGTTCCAGCAGCTCCGACGTGGAGGAGATCAACATCAGCTTCGTCCCCGAGTCGCCGGATTGCCAGGAGAAGAAGGTACGAGAGGAACAGCCCAGAGCCGCGCCGGCCACAGAACGCTGTGCTCCCGAGGGG TTCTGGGAATCGACCTCGCTGTCGTCTCTGGACACGTCTGGCATTGGCTCGGGCTCCAGCAGCGCTTCTTCCTCGTCCGTTTCATCCACTCCCGTCTCTGCCTCGCGGACGCACAAGCGCTCGGTCTCTGGGATCTCCTGTTACTCCTCCCTGTCTCTCCCCCTCTACAACCAGCAAATAGACGACTGCTGCATCATCCGGGTCAGTCTAGACGTGGACAACGGCAACATGTACAAAAGCATTCTG GTAACGAGTCAGGACAAAACGCCCGTAGTGATCCGCAAAGCCATGGCCAAACACAACCTGGACGGGGAGCGGGTGGAAGAGTACGAGCTCGTTCAGATCATATCCGAGGAGAGAG AACTAAAGATCCCGGATAACGCCAACGTCTTCTATGCTATGAACTCTGGAGCCAATTATGACTTTGTACTGAAAAAACGCGGCTTTTCCAAAGGTGTGAAAATCAAGCACGGATCTAGCTCCACGTTGCCGCGCATGAAGCAGAAGGGACTGAAGATAGCCAAGGGCATCTTCTAA